From a region of the Rhinopithecus roxellana isolate Shanxi Qingling chromosome 8, ASM756505v1, whole genome shotgun sequence genome:
- the FASLG gene encoding tumor necrosis factor ligand superfamily member 6, whose protein sequence is MQQPFNYPYPQIYWVDSSASSPWVPPGTVLPCSTSVPRRPGQRRPPPPPPPPPLPPPPPPPLPPLPLPPLKKRGNHSTGLCLLVMFFMVLVALVGLGLGMFQLFHLQKELTELRESTSQRHTASSLEKQIGHPSPPPEKKEQRKVAHLTGKPNSRSMPLEWEDTYGIVLLSGVKYKKGGLVINETGLYFVYSKVYFRGQSCTNLPLSHKVYMRNSKYPQDLVMMEGKMMSYCTTGQMWARSSYLGAVFNLTSADHLYVNVSELSLVNFEESQTFFGLYKL, encoded by the exons ATGCAGCAGCCCTTCAATTACCCATATCCCCAGATCTACTGGGTGGACAGCAGTGCCAGCTCTCCCTGGGTCCCTCCAGGCACAGTTCTTCCCTGTTCAACCTCTGTGCCCAGAAGGCCTGGTCAAAGGAGGCCACCACcaccgccgccaccgccgccactaccacctccaccaccaccaccactgcctccACTACCGCTGCCACCCTTGAAGAAGAGGGGGAACCACAGCACAGGCCTGTGTCTCCTTGTGATGTTTTTCATGGTTCTGGTTGCCTTGGTAGGATTGGGACTGGGGATGTTTCAGCTCTTCCACCTACAGAAAGAGCTGACAGAACTCCGAGAG TCTACCAGCCAGAGGCATACAGCATCATCTTTGGAGAAGCAAATAG GTCACCCCAGTCCACCCCCTGAAAAAAAGGAGCAGAGGAAAGTGGCCCATTTAACAG GCAAGCCTAACTCAAGGTCCATGCCTCTGGAATGGGAAGACACCTATGGAATTGTCCTGCTTTCTGGAGTGAAATATAAGAAGGGTGGCCTTGTGATCAATGAAACTGGGCTGTACTTTGTATATTCCAAAGTATACTTCCGGGGTCAATCTTGCACCAACCTGCCCCTGAGCCACAAGGTCTACATGAGGAACTCCAAGTATCCCCAGGATCTGGTGATGATGGAGGGGAAGATGATGAGCTACTGCACTACTGGGCAGATGTGGGCCCGCAGCAGCTACCTGGGGGCAGTGTTCAATCTTACCAGTGCTGATCATTTATATGTCAATGTATCTGAACTCTCTCTGGTcaattttgaggaatctcagacaTTTTTTGGCCTATATAAGCTCTAA